One Mycolicibacterium goodii genomic region harbors:
- a CDS encoding polyketide synthase has protein sequence MAAPLLAGTSGVRSWIADRDAAGPAGLADTSMMSTALGDVLAAELAGAREALGCTTEEIVLAALGRTVARTVGEGLLTVDLDSDGQPNARRRVVVPCVSRRDLSGVELLATARSTVSTAEARPRADVALRINSGGAGSVGEYGLCVHVDHAADSHLRVDWSYDTRSFDRYTVEELADQFPLALIEVTSG, from the coding sequence ATGGCTGCTCCCTTGTTGGCCGGCACGTCGGGTGTGCGGAGCTGGATTGCTGATCGCGACGCCGCCGGGCCTGCGGGCCTTGCCGACACGTCGATGATGTCGACAGCGCTCGGTGACGTGCTCGCCGCCGAACTCGCGGGTGCGCGCGAGGCCCTCGGATGCACCACCGAGGAGATCGTGCTGGCCGCGCTGGGGCGCACCGTCGCCCGCACGGTGGGTGAGGGGCTTCTCACGGTCGACCTTGACAGCGATGGGCAGCCGAATGCCCGCAGGCGCGTCGTGGTCCCGTGCGTGAGCCGTCGTGACCTCTCGGGTGTCGAACTGCTCGCGACGGCCCGCTCGACGGTCAGCACGGCCGAGGCGCGTCCACGCGCCGACGTGGCACTGCGCATCAACAGCGGCGGCGCCGGCTCCGTCGGTGAGTACGGCTTGTGCGTACACGTCGATCACGCCGCCGATTCACATCTGCGCGTCGACTGGTCCTACGACACGCGCAGTTTCGACCGGTACACGGTAGAGGAGCTGGCCGACCAGTTCCCGCTCGCGCTGATCGAGGTCACCTCCGGGTAG
- a CDS encoding transcriptional regulator — translation MPRTDENGRQLKALLDYLLDGEIDAKAIYTALGVSSSTYYRRIKEPDYPNAEELRQVADRFDLSYPDLQIRFGLMSRQEVWHYVESSQVTVAPVETATRVSRPRKLSELTPRLDAPPL, via the coding sequence GTGCCACGCACCGACGAGAACGGCCGCCAGCTCAAGGCCTTGCTCGATTACCTGCTGGACGGCGAAATCGACGCCAAGGCGATTTACACCGCCCTCGGCGTGTCGAGCAGTACCTATTACCGGCGTATCAAAGAGCCCGACTACCCCAATGCCGAGGAACTGCGCCAGGTCGCCGATCGGTTCGACCTCAGCTACCCCGACCTGCAGATCCGGTTCGGCCTCATGAGCCGTCAGGAGGTCTGGCACTACGTGGAGTCGTCCCAGGTCACCGTGGCGCCGGTCGAGACCGCCACCCGGGTGAGCCGGCCCAGGAAACTCTCCGAGCTGACTCCGCGGCTCGACGCGCCTCCCCTGTAG